From Mycosarcoma maydis chromosome 16, whole genome shotgun sequence, a single genomic window includes:
- a CDS encoding putative tricarboxylate secondary active transmembrane transporter, whose translation MAPQQKGFSWSNIAVGSIMNIVEVTTLGQPLEVVKTQMASNRQQTMMQALKTVSSRGGVLGFYQGLIPWAWIEASTKGAVLLFTAAEVEKVAKNAGFSSGAAGLLGGMTGGIAQAYATMGFCTCMKTAEITRHKQAEAGIKPPSTWAVFGDIYRREGLKGINKGVNAVAVRQCTNWGSRMGFARLAESPIRSLSGKSEKDKLNAAERIACSSIGGALATWNQPIEVIRVEMQSMAKATPGSNRPEKLTIGNTFAYIYKENGIKGLYRGVTPRIFLGVWQTICMVSFADYVREFIGSK comes from the exons ATGGCGCCACAACAAAAGGGATTTTCGTGGTCCAACATTGCGGTTGGATCCATCATGAACATTGTCGAG GTGACGACGCTCGGTCAGCCTCTCGAGGTGGTCAAGACACAAATGGCATCGAACCGACAGCAGACGATGATgcaggcgctcaagacagTTTCGTCTCGAGGAGGTGTTCTCGGCTTCTACCAAGGACTGATTCCATGGGCTTGGATCGAAGCGTCGACCAAGGGAGCTGTGTTGCTTTTCACCGCAGCTGAAGTTGAAAAGGTAGCCAAGAATGCCGGATTTTCGTCGGGAGCCGCTGGTCTGCTCGGAGGCATGACGGGCGGTATCGCACAGGCGTATGCTACCATGGGATTCTGTACGTGCATGAAGACGGCCGAGATCACGCGGCACAAGCAGGCGGAAGCCGGAATCAAGCCTCCATCGACGTGGGCTGTGTTTGGCGACATCTACCGACGAGAAGGACTGAAAGGGATCAACAAGGGTGTCAACGCCGTCGCGGTTCGACAGTGCACCAACTGGGGATCCAGAATGGGCTTCGCGCGTCTCGCCGAGAGCCCGATCCGAAGCCTCTCGGGCAAATCCGAAAAGGACAAGTTGAACGCCGCTGAGCGCATTGCGTGCTCCAGTATCGGCGGTGCTTTGGCCACCTGGAATCAGCCCATCGAGGTCATCCGCGTCGAAATGCAGAGCATGGCCAAGGCCACTCCCGGAAGCAATCGTCCCGAAAAGTTGACCATCGGCAACACGTTTGCTTACATCTACAAGGAGAACGGCATCAAGGGTCTCTACCGAGGTGTCACACCAAGGATCTTCCTCGGCGTCTGGCAGACGATTTGCATGGTCAGCTTTGCCGACTACGTCAGGGAGTTTATCGGATCCAAATAA
- a CDS encoding uncharacterized protein (related to ATP-dependent DNA helicase II, 80 kDa subunit) gives MSVESNTLTLFALDISSHMGETRQVEDHIVTENQSVQRRTRSTTNLQWVCEFVSSRIAEIILRGLKTTRVGIITYGSPRTNNSIPDSPIDYQGIDEVCWPALPTLDTLDLVQSLRAVHPDQEAPLADPLAALVDAIQLSSDPQKGGIKPSQKNTWKRTVYLVTDGRSKFGFDGAEAISNKLKDENITLRLLGVDFDDPHFDIKLEPKDKIKQKNERFWQNFLAQIPTAGFATAASAIAQASMPNVQITKPAPSKTILSFGDPEDLSSNGSFQIPISLYKMTDPARPMTQSKISKLARESAEAAEERKREDARRNHLNPTSTPVAPVKDEEPESSIVYRADLKREFFLLDELAAVANTNKLPEPLPPQSDANFTRAWKLGASLIPVPEESFGNMDTHKSMEILHFFNASAYRREYNMDQIWYVFADHAQIKSQLQISTLVRAMAELDVLAVVRLVRKDGAEPELGMLKPKVEEHNEYFFYSKAPFREDLRRFPFPPLDRIVTTDGTELRQGPNIPDEADQEAMDAFVDSLELPDPWFDVLDSYNPAIHGLKTAVRQRFIHPDRNDLPGPHPELVKYLEAPSQVRTAATQAAQMCRQRFKIAYIPPRGNADRKKRTLNAMQNDENDRNRAMASSSSKTVATASREDAGAASKAPRIEATATASTQSGNLVLDEDSDATEDEDDSAPVAASVKIEQATQPSANALKQTLLRLSDPVKHLFELVEKDDITSAINSLESTLHHLVSEKKYTMAAECIKVGKKVAQEYEEAINWNLFIRSFKKILLKDHRAFWEESIHGKLEYGLVTEEEDEARQSDVTTADAREFVDTDEI, from the coding sequence ATGAGTGTCGAATCCAACACGCTCACGCTCTTTGCGCTTGACATTTCTTCTCACATGGGAGAGACTCGTCAGGTTGAGGATCACATTGTCACTGAAAACCAATCTGTGCAACGACGCACTCGTTCCACCACCAATCTGCAATGGGTTTGCGAGTTCGTCTCGTCACGCATAGCGGAGATCATCCTTCGTGGCCTCAAAACAACGCGCGTCGGCATCATCACCTACGGCTCGCCACGCACCAACAATTCCATCCCTGACTCACCCATCGACTACCAGGGCATCGACGAAGTCTGTTGGCCCGCGCTTCCCACACTCGACACGTTGGATTTGGTCCAAAGCCTTCGGGCAGTTCATCCGGACCAAGAAGCGCCACTCGCCGATCCTCtggctgcgctcgtcgacgcaATTCAGCTTTCCTCCGATCCACAAAAGGGTGGCATCAAACCGTCCCAAAAGAACACGTGGAAGCGCACTGTCTATCTCGTTACAGATGGTCGATCAAAATTTGGCTTTGATGGTGCGGAGGCGAtcagcaacaagctcaaggacgAGAACATCACGTTGCGCCTGCTTGGtgtcgactttgacgatcCTCACTTCGacatcaagctcgagccgaaagacaagatcaagcagaAGAACGAACGCTTTTGGCAAAACTTCCTGGCTCAGATTCCCACCGCCGGATTTGCAACCGCCGCTTCGGCCATCGCCCAAGCTTCAATGCCAAACGTGCAAATCACAAAGCCAGCGCCGTCCAAAACCATCCTAAGCTTTGGCGATCCGGAAGACCTCTCCTCCAATGGATCCTTTCAAATCCCTATCAGTCTGTACAAGATGACCGACCCTGCTCGACCAATGACCCAGTCCAAGATATCCAAGCTTGCACGCGAAAGtgcagaggcagcagaagagcgCAAACGCGAAGACGCAAGGCGCAACCATCTCAACCCCACCTCGACACCTGTAGCCCCCGTCAAAGACGAGGAACCAGAATCATCCATCGTGTATCGCGCCGATCTCAAGCGAGAATTCTTCCTTCTCGATGAACTTGCCGCTGtcgccaacaccaacaagCTGCCTGagccgcttccacctcaGTCGGATGCAAATTTTACGAGAGCGTGGAAGCTTGGTGCCAGCCTTATCCCCGTCCCCGAAGAATCCTTTGGCAACATGGACACGCACAAAAGCATGGAGATCCTTCACTTTTTCAACGCATCCGCCTACCGAAGAGAGTATAACATGGATCAGATCTGGTACGTCTTTGCCGATCATGCACAAATAAAGTCTCAGCTCCAGATTTCGACGCTCGTTCGCGCCATGGCTGAGTTGGATGTGCTGGCAGTAGTCAGACTTGTTAGGAAGGATGGCGCCGAGCCCGAATTGGGCATGCTCAAACCCAAAGTGGAAGAGCACAACGAGTACTTTTTCTACTCTAAAGCGCCTTTCCGCGAAGACTTGCGCAGGTTTCCTTTCCCTCCTCTGGACAGAATCGTCACCACAGATGGCACAGAGCTGCGTCAAGGTCCCAACATTCCGGACGAAGCAGATCAGGAGGCCATGGATGCATTCGTAGACAGTCTCGAGCTGCCAGATCCATGGTTTGACGTGCTCGATTCCTATAATCCAGCCATCCACGGTCTCAAGACTGCCGTTCGTCAGCGTTTCATCCACCCAGACCGCAACGATCTGCCCGGCCCTCACCCGGAACTGGTCAAGTACCTCGAAGCGCCCTCCCAAGTGAGAACAGCAGCGACCCAGGCAGCGCAAATGTGTCGCCAAAGGTTCAAGATCGCCTACATACCGCCACGGGGCAACGCCGACCGGAAGAAGCGCACCCTTAACGCTATGCAGAATGATGAAAACGATCGGAACAGAGCTATggcatcatcgtcttcgaaGACAGTGGCAACAGCTTCGCGCGAAGACGCAGGGGCCGCAAGCAAAGCGCCCCGAATCGAAGCTACCGCAACAGCTAGCACTCAGAGTGGGAATCTTGTGCTTGACGAAGATTCTGATGCGACtgaggacgaagacgattCAGCCCCTGTCGCAGCTTCTGTGAAGATCGAGCAGGCCACTCAGCCATCAGCAAACGCTCTGAAGCAAACGCTCTTACGTCTCTCCGATCCAGTCAAACATCTCTTCGAACTGGTCGAGAAGGACGATATCACTTCAGCAATCAACTCGCTTGAGTCTAcgctccaccatctcgtcaGCGAGAAAAAGTACACGATGGCAGCTGAATGCATAAAGGTGGGAAAAAAGGTGGCACAGGAGTACGAGGAAGCGATCAATTGGAATCTGTTCATTCGCTCCTTCAAGAAGATTCTCTTGAAAGACCATAGAGCGTTCTGGGAGGAAAGCATCCATGGCAAGTTGGAGTACGGGCTGGTGAccgaggaagaagatgaGGCAAGGCAGTCGGATGTAACGACGGCAGATGCGAGGGAGTTTGTCGACACCGACGAGATTTGA
- a CDS encoding uncharacterized protein (related to HST4 - member of the Sir2p family of NAD(+)-dependent histone deacetylases), with protein MIVINIPVDCEVSLPPEPRPRPKLDNAAPSLQESSAASSGSITPLSGSDSSTRRLSRRVQSMAVAHLVRGDSPKPSQVVASSSPASSSTSDLKALKYDLPADITAPPFAQPSKDVDRDLARLYEAVSGARRIAVICGAGISVSAPANIPDFRSAHGLFKKLKEKHPTAGLSSGKDLFDARLFSSESTSALFYSMVAELKRLADEAEPTIFHRFLKRLDDEGRLQRVYTQNIDGLEEKAGLTFGLGEAGDSTTTVRALGKRKRLGSASFSRSKSDSHLLFSQRQQEQDKQNRPMFPRTIPLHGTLQTLTCALCNHKLMLGNTVHHKADHRDMSPFSREGSASLGHEESKHAMELLQNGEAVPCPRCQTADEVRTSNGMRSRGVGRMKVDIVLYGGQNEGAERVGQCLQRDILGLRDPNEPPVPESAAETRARERREAKEAAKLKLEIQQQQQMELKQERERAQADLSVDSEGMVDSELGTLMPAEDSKDDILARAFAEEGDGDHSVPSNAQSARSITNTERVTAAKKKATRPPRLKPLPPDLLIVAGTSLKVPGTKRIVREFAKACHAQDEWLIYSSEDEDESSTAEDGSGKKAKATRNEPNKDRRSNGPADKLDVDEGEVDEDEEPEIHNPNCPIRTILFNYDFPNPAREWEDVFDVWIQGDLQRAALSLFPRKKVDDDAPAEAKAIEQIVGSHTWDKFKDYLEEQRKLAKKEKKKATVASSCIANPGNRKGKMGRTMSAAAKMEGVGVASCTDSTPTLAATLLQTQSGKAAAAAAAAAARSKAAKARSRSESPAKKRAGTTANSGAKRTLTGANGQGLRRSNSKTSNPFLAAATSNADVEIINISDDDEEINEEERSGRSQSKQRDGGTWNKRRKEQLSAVTEVESDATIEIITISEDDDESLQRSQGKERDGGTFKRRKEQLPSSCRKTGMAAPRFKTRSLSRSVNMPESQSSQQQLMVLSENAAVGNRTTRLNVKDVAVGVKSLTVYGAISTAASVKGRPQRSLAISAAAATTPAGARSMSWTRTQSETAACL; from the coding sequence ATGATTGTCATCAATATCCCTGTCGACTGCGAAGTCTCGCTCCCACCAGAGCCACGCCCGCGACCCAAACTGGACAACGCTGCTCCTTCGCTCCAAGAGtcttctgctgcctcgtcaGGTTCCATTACACCTTTGTCTGGCTCAGATTCCTCGACTCGTCGTCTATCTCGTCGTGTTCAGAGTATGGCTGTCGCCCATTTGGTGCGCGGCGACTCCCCTAAGCCTTCTCAAGTTGTAGCTTCGTCATCCccagcgagcagctctACCTCTGATCTCAAAGCGCTCAAGTATGATCTCCCCGCCGACATCACCGCTCCGCCCTTTGCTCAACCGTCCAAGGATGTAGACCGCGACCTTGCCCGACTGTATGAAGCCGTTTCTGGTGCACGTCGCATTGCTGTCATTTGTGGCGCTGGTATCTCTGTCTCTGCCCCGGCCAACATTCCCGACTTTCGCTCGGCGCATGGTCTCTTCAAAAAGCTCAAGGAGAAGCACCCTACCGCTGGGCTCTCTTCCGGCAAAGACCTCTTCGACGCGCGTCTTTTCAGCTCCGAGTCTACTTCGGCTCTCTTCTACTCGATGGTAGCCGAACTCAAGAGGCTCGCCGATGAGGCCGAGCCTACCATTTTTCATCGCTTTCTCAAACGCCTTGATGACGAAGGTCGGCTTCAGCGGGTTTATACCCAGAACATTGATGGACTTGAGGAAAAAGCTGGCCTCACTTTCGGGCTTGGTGAAGCCGGCGATTCTACCACCACCGTTCGCGCTCTCGGCAAACGCAAGAGACTCGGCTCGGCTTCCTTCTCGCGCTCTAAATCCGACTCGCACCTCCTCTTTTCCCAAAggcagcaagagcaagacaagCAGAACAGACCCATGTTTCCACGTACCATCCCACTCCACGGCACGCTTCAGACGCTCACTTGTGCCTTGTGCAACCACAAGCTCATGCTTGGCAACACGGTCCATCATAAGGCCGATCACCGAGACATGTCGCCTTTCTCGCGCGAAGGCTCGGCCTCTCTTGGCCACGAGGAGAGCAAGCACGCCATGGAGCTGCTCCAGAATGGCGAGGCGGTTCCTTGCCCACGATGCCAGACCGCCGACGAAGTTCGTACAAGCAATGGTATGCGCTCGCGAGGTGTAGGAAGAATGAAGGTCGACATTGTACTCTATGGAGGACAGAACGAGGGCGCAGAACGCGTCGGTCAGTGCCTTCAGAGGGACATTCTCGGTCTCCGAGACCCAAACGAGCCACCTGTGCCCGAGTCTGCCGCGGAGACGCGCGCTCGTGAACGCAGAGAAGCTAAAGAAGCTGCCAAACTCAAACTAGAGAtacaacagcagcagcagatggagctcaagcaagagcgagagagggCACAAGCCGATTTGAGCGTCGACTCAGAAGGCATGGTTGATTCCGAGCTTGGCACCTTGATGCCCGCCGAGGACTCCAAGGACGACATTCTGGCCAGGGCTTTCGCAGAGGAGGGGGATGGTGACCACAGCGTACCCAGCAATGCGCAATCGGCCAGGAGCATCACCAACACAGAACGCGTCACggcggccaagaagaaagccaCACGACCGCCTAGGTTGAAGCCACTGCCCCCAGATCTTCTCATCGTAGCCGGTACCAGTCTCAAGGTTCCAGGAACCAAACGAATCGTCCGAGAGTTTGCCAAAGCTTGTCACGCACAAGATGAGTGGCTCATCTATTCttccgaggacgaggatgagagCAGCACAGCCGAGGATGGTTCGGGCAAAAAGGCAAAAGCAACCCGTAACGAGCCAAACAAAGATCGTCGCTCCAATGGTCCAGCAGATAAGCTCGACGTGGACGAGGGTGAAgtggatgaggatgaggagcCCGAGATCCACAATCCTAACTGTCCCATCCGTACCATTCTGTTCAACTACGACTTTCCGAACCCGGCTCGCGAGTGGGAGGATGTGTTTGACGTATGGATCCAGGGCGACCTTCAGCGTGCAGCGCTCTCATTGTTTCCTCGCAAAAAggtggacgacgatgctccTGCTGAGGCCAAAgccatcgagcagatcgtTGGCAGCCATACATGGGACAAGTTCAAGGACTATCTTGAGGAACAGAGaaagctcgccaagaaggaaaaAAAGAAAGCCACTGTGGCATCCTCTTGCATCGCCAATCCAGGCAATCGCAAGGGCAAGATGGGGAGGACCATGTCGGCTGCCGCCAAAATGGAAGGCGTTGGTGTCGCTTCTTGCACCGATTCGACCCCAACTCTTGCAGCAACTTTGTTACAGACACAATCGGGCaaggcggcggcggcggcggcggcggcggcagcgaggTCAAAAGCAGCAAAAGCGAGGAGTCGGTCAGAGTCGCCAGCCAAGAAACGTGCTGGTACCACCGCCAACAGTGGTGCCAAGCGCACTCTGACTGGCGCAAACGGCCAAGGACTCAGACGTAGCAACAGCAAAACGAGCAATCCTTTTCTCGCGGCTGCTACATCCAACGCTgatgtcgagatcatcAATATTtcagacgacgacgaggaaatcaacgaggaggagcgatCCGGACGCTCGCAAAGCAAACAGCGTGACGGCGGCACATGGAACAAGAGGAGAAAAGAGCAGCTATCGGCGGTGACGGAGGTGGAATCCGATGCGAccatcgagatcatcaCGATTTCggaggatgatgacgagagTCTGCAGCGCTCGCAGGGAAAAGAGCGTGACGGTGGCACATTCAAGAGGAGGAAGGAGCagctgccatcgtcgtgTCGAAAAACAGGGATGGCTGCTCCTCGTTTCAAAACTCGTAGCTTGTCGCGAAGCGTCAACATGCCTGAATCGCAGAGttcgcagcaacagctgATGGTGCTCTCCGAGAATGCAGCCGTCGGCAATCGAACCACCAGACTCAACGTCAAGGATGTCGCGGTAGGTGTCAAATCTTTGACAGTCTATGGCGCCATTTCAACAGCCGCGTCAGTCAAAGGCAGGCCTCAACGAAGCCTTGCGATCAgtgcggcagcagcaacgactCCAGCGGGAGCGCGAAGTATGAGCTGGACTAGAACTCAGAGCGAGACGGCTGCTTGTCTTTGA
- a CDS encoding uncharacterized protein (related to Malic acid transport protein): MSLSRSSSQSLSTTPSPQCSRFNLFLARLEHMTFAWFTSCMSLGGIANLLMARIFDSDIAFGIGAVLFAVNVCYLIALFSLQIVRYTMTPASLLYTLSHPIECCFVPTALLACATAIIGLSNVAGNNSGKAWEVVLRVLFWIYFVASIIVSLVCYTFLFSRAEQSLHHMNPAWVLPIFPAMLCGTIASSVVPMQSPSAALAIAVCGLTCQGLGFIVSIMMYAVLLLRLMTHSYPPSRARPGLFMNVGPPAFTIICLLGLSSEMQRILPALSSSVSLPANSYEILSVTALAASVLLWSLSAWFYLFTVASLIDVMLSKKKRGEMEFILAWWACVFPVSGFVLATQELGEAFNSTAINVVAQCMLVWLVIVFVMVAVMHARAVIRGTIMKDGVDEDRVIDTMYGRFEPAATTHDVEKAQEEQQQQQQRIKQHSPYSNPPTYPSTPAASVSRLDMKKPEHAQRDSDDDIDAIQPLPPASSSSGTSTPWSSQLKMTPLSVVS, from the coding sequence ATGTCGTTATCACGGTCGTCATCACAATCACTATCGAcaacaccatcaccacAATGTAGCCGCTTCAACCTTTTCCTCGCCCGCCTCGAGCACATGACTTTTGCGTGGTTCACATCATGCATGTCACTCGGTGGTATCGCCAACCTTCTCATGGCGCGCATCTTCGACTCTGACATTGCATTTGGCATTGGTGCTGTCCTGTTCGCTGTCAACGTTTGCTATCTCATTGCACTCTTCTCCTTGCAAATCGTCCGCTACACCATGACGCCAGCTTCGCTGCTCTACACGCTCTCGCATCCGATCGAGTGCTGCTTCGTTCCTACAGCACTCTTGGCGTGCGCTACCGCCATCATCGGCCTATCGAATGTAGCCGGTAACAACTCAGGGAAAGCGTGGGAGGTGGTGCTCCGCGTGCTGTTCTGGATCTACTTTGTAGCTtccatcatcgtcagctTGGTTTGCTACACGTTTCTGTTCTCCAGAGCGGAACAGTCTTTGCACCACATGAACCCGGCTTGGGTTCTTCCCATCTTCCCTGCTATGCTGTGCGGCACGATCGCTTCTTCGGTGGTTCCCATGCAGAGCCCTTCAGCAGCGCTCGCCATAGCCGTCTGCGGTTTGACGTGTCAAGGACTTGGCTTCATCGTTTCCATCATGATGTACGCCGTCCTGCTTCTCCGTCTCATGACGCACAGCTACCCTCCGTCTCGTGCACGACCCGGTCTGTTCATGAACGTCGGTCCGCCCGCGTTTACCATTATCTGCCTACTTGGTCTCTCGTCCGAGATGCAACGCATCCTACCCGCTCTCTCCTCATCCGTTTCCCTGCCAGCTAACTCGTACGAGATTCTCTCGGTCACGGCACTCGCGGCGTCGGTGCTGCTTTGGAGCCTCAGCGCCTGGTTCTACCTCTTCACCGTAGCATCGTTGATCGATGTCATGttgagcaagaagaagagaggcgagatggagtTCATCTTGGCTTGGTGGGCGTGCGTTTTCCCGGTCTCGGGATTCGTGCTGGCTACGCAAGAGTTGGGAGAAGCTTTTAACAGCACGGCGATCAATGTGGTTGCTCAGTGCATGTTGGTATGGCTGGTGATTGTATTTGTCATGGTTGCAGTGATGCATGCACGAGCCGTGATCAGGGGTACCATCATGAAGGACGGAGTGGATGAGGATCGAGTGATCGATACCATGTACGGTCGGTTTGAACCTGCTGCcaccacgcacgacgtTGAAAAGGCACAggaagagcaacagcaacaacaacagcgcATCAAGCAACACTCTCCCTACTCGAACCCCCCCACCTACCCTTCCACTCCAGCCGCATCCGTGAGCAGGCTGGACATGAAGAAGCCCGAACACGCTCAGCgcgacagcgacgatgatatcgacgccatccagcctcttcctcccgcatcatcgtcatcggGCACGTCGACTCCTTGGTCTTCACAGCTCAAGATGACGCCTCTCTCGGTCGTTTCATAA
- a CDS encoding EB1-like protein — MGESRTELIHWINELLGFSYTKVEQCGSGAAYAQIIDSIYYNVPLAKIKFDAKHDYEYINNFKVLQEAFKRNRIDKPIPVDRLIRCKMQDNLEFLQWLKRYWDQNFSGEMYDAEARRGGVGAAPPPLVGAVSVGAARSTGAARAAPSAQAATSRSSARAPPAAASTTRRPLGGAPARAPAASAASVPNETIQALTAQMDEMKVSVDSLEAERDFYFAKLRDIEILVQERLGVLAEQFPAPSEDDDPEGLHVGSEEQESLKQIQAILYSTEEGFELPEGGDELVQPDEDEMF; from the coding sequence ATGGGTGAATCACGTACGGAGCTGATCCACTGGATCAACGAAttgctcggcttctcgTATACCAAGGTCGAACAGTGTGGTTCCGGTGCAGCGTACGCACAAATCATCGATTCGATCTACTACAACGTgccgctcgccaagatcaagttTGACGCCAAACACGACTATGAATACATCAACAATTTCAAGGTACTGCAAGAAGCGTTCAAGCGCAACCGCATCGACAAGCCTATTCCGGTTGATCGACTGATCCGGTGCAAGATGCAGGATAACCTCGAGTTTCTGCAGTGGTTGAAGAGGTACTGGGATCAGAACTTCTCGGGAGAGATgtacgatgccgaggcgaGGAGGGGGGGTGTTGGAGCtgcaccaccgccgctgGTGGGAGCGGTGAGTGTGggcgctgctcgatcgacggGCGCTGCGAGAGCTGCGCCAAGTGCGCAAGCTGCCACTAGCAGGTCTAGCGCGCGAGCTccgccagcagctgcttccaccacaAGACGACCGCTCGGTGGAGCACCAGCCAGggcaccagcagcctcaGCAGCTTCGGTTCCCAACGAAACTATCCAGGCTCTCACAGCTCAGATGGACGAGATGAAGGTTTCCGTCGACTCACTCGAAGCCGAACGCGATTTCTACTTTGCAAAACTGAGGGACATTGAGATCCTCGTACAGGAGCGCTTGGGCGTATTGGCCGAACAGTTTCCAGCCCCGagcgaggacgacgacCCGGAGGGCTTGCATGTCGGAAGCGAGGAGCAGGAAAGTTTGAAGCAGATCCAGGCCATCTTGTACAGTACCGAGGAAGGCTTCGAGTTGCCAGAGGGCGGCGACGAATTGGTGCAGCcggacgaggatgagatGTTCTAA